The Armatimonadota bacterium DNA segment CCGCCAGCAGACTGCACAGCCCGTAGGCAATCATCTGCGTGCGCAGCACGCTGATACCCGACAGGCGCGTGGCTTCTTCGTTATTGCCGAGCGCGTAGATGTGCCTGCCGATGACCGTGAAATGCATCAGCACCGAAACCAGCACCAGCACCCCCAGCAGGATGTAAACCGGCACAGGCACATTCCATATCTTGCCGTTGCCCAGAAACTGAAACGCCTCCGAATAGGGAGAATCCTGCGGCGAGACGGGGATGGGCACGTTGTTGGTCATGAGCTGCCCGACGCTGAGGAAGATAAACAGCGAGCCCAACGTGACGATGAAGGGCAGCAAGCGGAAGCGGTGAATCAGCAAGGCGTGCACCATGCCTATTGCTGCCGAGAACACCAGCACCGCAAGGATACTCGCGCCCAGCGACCAGCCCGCTCGCGCCAGCAGATAGGCACACAGCACGCCCGAGAAGCCAATCAATGTGCCCACCGAGAGGTCAATCCCTCCGGCAATAATCACCACCGCCTCGCCGATGGCAAACACGCCCAGCAAGGCAATCTGGCGGGAGAGGTTCTGCAGGCTGATGGGTCCCAGAAAAGCCTCACCCTTTTCGGTGGAGCTGATGAACAGTACCAGCAGTATCAGCACCACCACCACGCCGAACTCGCGGGTGCGTAAAATGCGTCCTGCCCAGTAGCGCAACATTGGCTATTCCTACGATGACTTAATGCCCAGCTCTTGCAGCCGCTTCAGGTACTCTTCGATATTCTGAGGGGTGATGATCTCCACGCCAGTGTCGATAACGTTGCCGGGCGCGACCTTATAGCCCGATTCGGCTTCGAACTCCTTCAGTGCCTTGTCCACATCGCCCAGCGTGATAATCTTGTAGAGCAACTGCACGGAGCGGTAGCCGAACTCATAAGGCTTTTGTACCACGGTGGCGTCGATTTCGCCGCGCTTCAGGTGGTTGATGGTCTCCGGTTCGGCATCGAAGCAGAGGACTTTGACCTTGCCGAGCATCCCCGCCTCTTTCACCGCCGCCGCAATCTGTGGACCGTCGTAGGAGAACAGTCCCAGCAGCATTTTCACATCTTTATGCGCCTGCAGCACGTTCTCCACGTTGGCACGCGCCTTGGCGGGGTCCTTGTTGTCGTCGAACACATCCACCAGCACAATATTGGTGCCTTTCACCGCCTCTTTGAAACCGGCAATGCGCTCGCGGGCATTGGGAGCGTTCTGGTTGCCCACGAAGCCGAATACCTTACCGCCTTCGGGGAGCAGCTTCTTTGCCGCTTCGCCTGCTGCCTTACCCGCCTCGAAGTTGTTCGTGCCGATGTAAGCGATGCGCCTGGAGTTCGCTGCGTCCGAGTCGAAGGTGACGACCTGAATACCACTGTTCATCAGATCGTCGATAATCGGACCAATGGTGTCCGATTCGATGACCGAAATGCCGATACCGTCCACCTTCTGCGCCTGATATTCCTCGATAATCTGCCTCTGCAGGGCAGGGGAGTCGGTAGTGGGACGTCGCGAGATCGCTTCGCAGCCGAGCTCCTCCGCCGCCTTTTTCATACCCACCTCCATCGGATCCCAGAAAGGCGAATTGCCGTTGGTGATGAGCACAATGCGCACCTTCTTCTCGCCCGATGGAGCCTGCGTGGTAGTGGTCGTGCTCTCCTTCTTCGCACAGCCGACCAACCACAGGGCTATCACGACTATCCACCACACCGCCCAGCGAGATGTTCTCATAGTCCCTCTACCTCCATGTACGTGCTACTTTTTGTTTATTCGCAGTAGCACCGGGGTAATCCTGCGTGTCCAGCTCGGCTGCAGGTTGGATGGGATGGGGTCGGTACGCTCCCTTACCGTTCGAAGAGCGTTGCCTTGCGTATCTGTTGCAGACGCCTGGTCAGGGGGGCAAAGCGGTGCACTAGTGCCAGCACCATGATGCGGTCTCGGCTCAGTGGTGGAGAAACGGGCAACTGCTGGGCTACCTGTTCCAGCAGGGCGGCTTCCTGTTGGGTGAATTGATGACTGCGCAAACGCAGTGCCAGCACGTACAGTGGCTCGTCCGTATACTGCTTCACCACCTTGCGTACGAGGTAAGCCGCGCGTATCTGCTCATACTGCCACAGGTATCTGCGCAGGGCAAGAGCCTGGGCTGGGGTAATGTCTGCAGACTCGAAGGGGTCGTCGGGACTAATTTCAGTGCGCTCATAAATCGCTTCCGACACCTTTTCATAGTGCTGTTGCCCGCGTCGGCGATAGTGATCTGCCTTTTCCCAGTCGCCCTGTCCAGCCCAGTAGCCAGCGAGCAGTTCACATGCCGGCACAATGTAGGACTCGTCCAGCTGCATTGCGCGTTCGAGGAGAGGGATAGCTTGCTCGGGCTGTTCGTCGATGAGCAGACCACCCAGTACATAGTGCGCCGCGGCGTGTTGGGGGTGGCTCTGCAACACCGATTGGGCGTCAGCTATTGCCTGCTCTCGAGAGCGAAAATTGGCAGCTAACGTCAGCCTCTCTTCGATTTGCTCTTCGCTCAGAGACGTTTTGCCTTCGAGCACAGCGAGGCGCCCTTTGGCTTCCCTGATCTGCTGTTGGGTCTGACGCCATTGCGGCAGGATGTTGTCGTGCCAGAAGATGAAGAGCGACTGCGAGATGGAGCTGCGACTGTCCCCCAGCAGAAATTCGGAGGCAGTCTCAGCGGAGGAAGGAGGTAACTCTACCTTCGCAGGGGTCAAAAGGTCGGTTTGTGCGGGCAGGTAGCCCATGGTACGCAGGCGGTTGCGCAGCGACGGGTGTGGATCGTTCGGGTCGTTTGTTGTCAGCAGCTGCAAGCCAAGCCACCGCTGGAAACGAGGCGAGGGATAGTGTTGCTCCCACGACTGGCGTAGACTGTCGAAGGGGTTGATTATTGTATACAGTTCTTCTTCCAGAATGCGGTTCCAGAACACTTGCGCAAGCCACCTGTTGCCCAGTGCGAGCAGAATGAGCGCATCGCCATAGGCTTTAGGTGTGCCGATTGCCGCAGCCACTCTGTCCGCATACTGTTCATACTGTCGTTCAGCCACCTGGCTGAGAAGGTGGAAACGGGGCAGGAATCTGGAGTAAAAGGATAGGACGGCAGGCGCCACAAATGCTCCCTGCTCATCGCTTTCGGCGAGGTCGAGCATGCGTTTCCAGAACCAGTAAAGACGCAGGGCTCTGGCAAGTGTGCCGTGCTGATCGTTAGAGCGTACCAGGTGCGCTAATTCATGGGCTACCACAGCCCGCATCTGGTCGGGGCTGAGTATGTCCATCAGAGGCAGTCCCAGTATCAGGGTATAACGGATGCGCCGAAGAGCGGTGCGTGCGGTCCAGGGCGCCACTGCTGCCGTCATCTCCGGCACGATAACCACCTCTTCAATCGGATAAGTATCCATACGCTGACACATCTGGTCGAGGATGCGAAACAAGCGTGGCGCATCGGCACGGGTGAGCAGCACGCCATCAGGCGGAGGAATTTGTGTAGCGAAGAGCGACTTCACAATCTGATGCGTACCGTGCCACAAGGCGAGCACAATTCCCACCGGTATCGCACCCACGTATACTCCAAAGCGTAACCATAATGGATATTTCACGAAGAGGTACCATGACAAGTAAGCGACACCTGCTGAGATGAGAAGAGCCAGTACGAGCAGTCCAATTGCCAGCATTAACGGGAAAAACGTGCCCAGAGCCGTCCACATCCTCAAGTGCAAACGGAAGGTACCGGGGGAACGTGATGCTACCCGTTCCCAATGCAGGTATTGTTCTTCCCAAGAGGCTCTTGCCATTGGCTCGCTCCGAAGCGGGATACGGTCATGTTTTCCCGCTACGAGCGCACTATTCCTGCATTGCAAGAGCCTCGCGTTCCGGCAAGAGGTGGCATCCTTGACGAGAGGATTTATGCCAGTATACAATAGCGATGATAAATAAGTCACCAATCGGAGGAGAATCAACCATGTCTGCAACCTATATCACCGATGAGCAGTGGTGCGAATACTTCCGGAACGGATACCTGCGTCTGGGCAAGGTGCTGAGTGATGCGGAACTGGAGCAGATGCGCCAGCGCATTGACGAGATCATGCTGGGCAGAGCAAACATCGACTACGATCGCCTGTTGATGCAGCTGGACGGCGAAACAGGACGTTACGAGGACCTGCCGGAGCAGACACTTGGCTTTAAGGGTCCCACGCTCCACTACCGCAAGATCCAGAATCTGGAGTACGACCCCGTGTTCCTGCGCTATATGCAGAAGCCTATCTTCCGTGAGATTTGCGCTACCGTGTACGGCGCACATGTTCCCATTGCCTGCTATCGGGCGATGTTTATGAACAAACCCGCCCAGAAGGGCACGGTGCTGCCCTGGCACCAGGACGCGGGGCTACAGTGGGGGCTGGACCGTGACCCGGTGGTGACTATCTGGACAGCTTTAGACCCCGCCACGAAAGAGAACGGCTGCGTGCGCGTGGTACCGGGTACGCATCGGCTGGGCTTGCTCAGCGAGTGGGGTCATACGATTACTCCGGAGCAGGAAGCCCTGTACTGCCCAGAGGACAAGGTGGTGTATCTCGAGGCGGATGCAGGTGAAGCCATCCTGCTGCATAACTGGTTGTTACATGGCTCAGGCGTGAATACCATTGACATCCCGCGTCGTGCTTTCAGCGTGTGCTATATGGATGGGCGCACCCGCCGCCTGAGCGATGGCGGAACCTTTCCCATTATTTTCGGCAAAGGCGCCCTGAACCCCGACGAGCTGGAGGTGGGCACGCCGGCATAGGAGTGTATCATATATACAAGCGGGGAGGCAGTGAATCCTCCCCGCAAGGAGGTGTACTCTGATGCAGAAGAACATGGGAGTTGCCGACCGCGTGATACGCGCAATCATCGCAGTGGTTTTCGTCCTGCTCATCCTGCTGGGCACTGTGAAAGGCGCTGCAGCATGGGTACTGGGCGTTCTGGCGATTATCCTGCTGGGCACCAGCGCGGTGGGGTACTGCGGACTGTACAAAGTACTGGGCATCTGTACCCTGAAAGAGCACGGAGCCTCGTCTGGCGACAAGCCTGCGACCACATAGTACGACGAGGCTGACACCTGAGACGGTGTCCATAGCCCCACCCCCCACTCTGTCGCAAGGGCGCCAGCGTGTTCTTTCCCTTGCAGGGAAGGAGACCTTTTTCTTGCCGCACCTGCTAAAATGCACGCCACGCCATGCGCACTGCACTCACCACCAGCAACACCATCAACACATTGCGCAGCACGCGCGAGCGCAATCTTCGAGACAACACCGCCCCTAAATGTGCCCCAGCCATCACCCCCAGCACGGAAGGGGCTGCCAGCGTGGGGTCTACGTAACCGTGCAGCAGGTAGATGGCTGCGCTGACGCTTCCTGTAATGCCGATCATGAACGAACTGGTTGCTGCCGCCGCCTTGAGCGGTACGTTCATCAGCAGGTTCATTACGGGAACTTTAATCAGCCCTCCGCCTACCCCTAGCAGGGCAGAGAGTATTCCTGCCAGCAGGCTGAAGACCCATCCCGTCGCCATGCGAACGGGCGTATAGCAGACCCTTTTGCCCGTTGCATGGTCCACGTAACACGCGCTGGCGCCGTTGGCATCGTCCACGAAGCTCTCGCGTGTAGCCGGTTCGGCAGGTCGCCTGCTCAGTGTCCAGGCAACGTATGCTTGCAGCAAAGCGAACAGCAAGGCAAGCCAGCGCGGGTTCAGCAACCGGAAGAGCATACTGCCTGTCAGCGCGCCCAGCACCGTCGCACTCTCCAGCCACATTGCCAGCGGGATATTGGTGTAGCGGTAGCGCAGGTGCGAGGTGCTGGCGGTCACCGATGTAGCGATAACGCCCAGCAAGCTGGTAGCGACCGCCGCCTTTTCCGGCACATGCAACAGCAACACCAGCGCAGGCACCAGAATAATGCCTCCGCCCAGCCCCAGCAACGCGCCCAGCGTCCCCGCCACCACCGAAGCCGCAAAAACGGTCAGCAGGCTCAGTGGTTCCATCTCAGTGTCGGAAGTGGCGCATGCCGGTGAAGACCATCGCCAATCCCAGCCTGTCTGCTGCGGCGATAACCTCCTGGTCCTTCACCGAGCCGCCCGGCTGGATGATGGCGGTCACTCCGGCAATGGCTGCCGCCTCGATGTTGTCGGGGAAGGGGAAGAAGGCATCGGAAGCCAGCACCGCGCCTTTCGCCCGCTCACCGGCAGCCTCCGCTGCCAGCCGTACCGACTGCACGCGGTTCATCTGCCCTGCTCCTACACCCACAACCACCCAGTCCTTTGCCAGCACGATGGCGTTAGATTTCACGTGTTTGACCACCTTCCATGCGAAAAGCAGTTGCTCCAGTTCCTCATCGGTAGGGTGGCGGCGGGTCACCACCGTCAGCGCCTCACGCTTCAGGTCGCTCAGGTTGTATGTTCCAGGTTGTTCCTGTCCCGGAGCTGTCCGTGCCTGGAGCAGTTGCACATCGCGCGTCTGCACCAGCACGCCTCCCGTCAGCCCGCGCAGAATCAACCCTTGCTCGGGTGGCGTGAGCTCTCCCACCTCCAGCAGGCGCAGGTTCGCTCCCCATTTCTTCTTCTCGGTGAGGATGGGCAGGGCGTCCTCTGCGAACGCGGGTGCAATCAAGCACTCGAAGAAGGTATTGGGCGCGGTAATCTTCTCGGCGGTGGCGGCGTCTACGGGTCGATTCAGCGCCATAATGCCTCCGAAGGCGGAAACAGGGTCTGCCATACGGGCACGTTCCACCGCTTCGGGCAGGGTATCCGCGACCGCCACACCGCAGGGGTTCGTGTGCTTGATGATGACACAGGCGGGGCGGTCACCAGCGAACTCCTTCACCAGTTCCAGCGCGGCGTCGCAGTCCAGCAGGTTATTGTAGGACAGCTCTTTGCCGTGCAGTTGCCGTGCGGTGGCGATGCTGGGTTCGGTGGAGCCGGGTATGCGATAGAAAGCCGCCTGCTGGTGAGGGTTCTCACCATAGCGTAGCTCCTGCGCCTTGCGCAGGGCGACGGTGAACTCCTGCGGGAAGAGGGTTTCGGGAGTGAACTGTTGTCGCAGGTACGCCGCGATTTGCGCGTCATAGAAGGCGGTATGCGCAAATGCCTTCGCTGCCAGCCGACGGCGCGTTTGCAGGCTAATCGTGCCACCACTTGCCCGCATTTCCTCAATAATGGCTTCATAATCGGCGGGGTCTACCACGATGGCCACGCTCTCGTGGTTTTTGGCGGCGGCACGCACCATCGTCGGACCGCCGATGTCGATGTTCTCTATCGCCTCGTCCAGCGTCACATCGGCGCGGGCGACCGTGCTTTCGAAGGGATACAGGTTCACGCACACGAGGTCAATCGGCTCGATGCCCGCTGCCTGCAACGCCTGCAGATGTTCGGGTTTGCGGCGGTCAGCGAGGATGCCTGCGTGGATGGCGGGGTGCAGGGTCTTTACTCGCCCTTCCATCATTTCGGGAAAGCCGGTGACCTGTTCCACCGGGGTGACGGGGATACCCGCTTCCTGCAGAGTGCGTGCGGTTCCGCCAGTAGAGATAATGTGCACACCCATTTCGCTCAGCGCCTGGGCGAACGATACGATGCCGGTTTTATCGGAGACGCTGAGCAGTGCCCGTCGTATCTGGCTCATGGCGAAGGTCCTCCCGCGAAAGTGTTGCTCCTCATTGTAGCCCCAATGTAGGGCATGAGTCAATATGAGCTGAAGTGGGGGATAGAGTATTACTCTGTCAAGGCTCAATGTTGTTGTAGAACACCCGGCGACTGGAAGTCGCGGGCAATGTGTACAAAACCCCCTTCGGGGGTTCATAACCCGTCAGACAGACTACTGCGGCGACACATGCAGTGTTTTCTCGTGGGTATAGGTGACGAAGCCAGGCTGTGCGCCACGCGGACGACGTACATACTTGCGCAGGGTGTAGTCCACCGGCACGATGGAAGAGTGACGTTGCGGACTGTTGGCGGCGGCGAGCTGGGCTGCGAACTCCAGCACCTGTCGGGGAACCGCCTGGGGATTGTTGTTCGTGCGTATCACCACATGCGCACCCGTGCCTGCCCGAACGTGCAGCCACCAGTCGTTCGGTTGCGCCACGCGCGTCACCAGGTAGTCATTCGCCTCGGCGTTTTCGCCCACCAGCACCTGCCAGCCTCCCGGTGCCAGGTGCACGCGGATGCGCTTGCCCTCAAAGTCCTCCTGTGGTCTGGCAGACACCTCGCCGGAGACGCCGGCGGTAGGGTTCAGCCAGCCGCGTGCGGCTATCTCTTCGCGCAGAGCTTGCAGCTCGGAGAGCTCGCGCACCGACTCCAGGCGTTGCAGGGTATCCTGTACTTGCCTCTCTTCGCTCCTCAAACGATAGCGCATCGCTTCCAGCTTCTCGGCGTTTTGCTCCACGTGGCGTGCGCGTGCGAAGTATCGCTCCGCGTTCTGCTGGGGCGTGAGCGTGGGGTCTAAAGGGATGGTGACGGTGGCTCCGTCAGCACCGTACAGGTCGGGCAGGGTCACCTCCACTGCGCCTTTGGGTACCTGCGGCAAAAACGCCAGCAGGGTTTCGCCCCAGCGACGGTACTGCTCCGCTCTGGTTCGCTCCCGGACTCCCTGCTCCAGCTGCTGCAGGGCATTGCGCCTAGCGCTGAGCACCCGCTGCAGAGTGCCCTGCAGACTGCGCTTTTGCTGTTCCATCTCCGCGTGGGGGATAGCGACCGCGTAGTAGTTTTCCAAAGCGACGTGGATATTGCTGCGCGGATGTTGCTGTTCTTCGGGGAAAGACGCCAGCGGAATCGGATAGGCACCGATAGGGCGACGCGCTTCGTCACGCACCAGCACAGGTTCCCAGTCACCCTGCCTTGCCGCCTCGAACACCGAGCGGAACGCCCCCCAGAGAACCTCGGGGTCGTTAGGGTGCCCCAGCCTGTGTGCTCGCGCCGCTATCTCGCCAGCCAGGAAGCCTCCGATGCCTTCGAATCGGGCACGCAACCACTCGGCGAAATCGGTAGGTTGCTCCTGTTGATACCACTGCAGGAACTGGGACTCGGACACGGTGCGCGGGTCAGGGCGCTCTTCGGCAGGAGGTGGGGTGTACGGTTTACCCGGCAGCACCTCGCGCACCCGGCTGATACGGGAAGAGACCAGCTTTGCCGCGTGCAGGATGCGTTCGTCCGGGGCGATGAGGATGATGTTGCTGTGCCTGCCCATCAGCTCCGCACTGAGCAGGTAAGTGTGTCCCTCATGCCCCTTGACCTCCACATCCAGCACGCGGTCAAACCGTCTCTGGGCGATGGCCAGGATGGTGCCGCCCTGCAGGTATTTGCGCAAAGCCATGCAGAAGGGTGGCGGTTGGGGCGGGTTGGGCAGGCGATGGGAGAGCAGGTAGGTACGCGCCCACTGTGGCGAGCAGCTGAGCAGCCAGTACACTTCGCCCATGCCGCGCACATACACGGTCAACAGAATATCGTGTTCCACAGGCTGCGCGATGTGCTGGATGCGCCCGCCTTGCAGAGACTGCAAAGCGTGTACCACTGCCGCCAGAGTGAGACTATCGTAGGGAATATGGGGCACTTTGTTCTCTCACCACCTCAGCCCCTATTATACATCACCCTGCCCATCTGTTCACATTCCCTTCGTCTGCCGCTGGTCAGCGGACGCACGCTGGACGTGCCGAGCACACTCTTCCCTGCCGCCTGCACCGCCAGCGCCAGCGCGACCACCAGGTCGTCGTGCTCATTGCCCTGCGCCTGCAGACGGGTATACCCGGTGGGGGTTCGGGTAGCAGTGAAGGCGTGCAGCTCGCGCAGCAGTTCTGGATGAGGTGGGATCTTCACACGCCCCTGCTCCATCGCCAGCGCCAGAGATTCTATCATCATCCGCTTCGTGGAGGGGGTGAAAACCACCGGCTCCAGACGCACTCCCACCCGATGGTCGCTCAGGCGTTGTTGAAGCATTTCCGCCAGCGGGTCGCCGATGCCGGTAGCGTCACAACACACAGCATGTATCCACCACTCGCTGAACCGGCGAATCAATCGGTCTATCTGGTTCTGCCATCCCGTGCCGGGCAGGCGTTCCACATGCACCGCATGAAGCTGTTTGTCCGTCTGGCGCAGCACCACCAGCGCGGTAAAGTCGCGATAGCGTCCCCAGTCCAGCCCGGCGACGGTGGGGGTCAGTTCCGACTGGGCATCCGAGAGGCTGGGCAGAATACATGATTCGAGCACCGCCTGCGGAAACACCGCCCCAGAGTCGTCCACAAACTGCGCCTCGTATTCGATGGCAAATTGCCGTTCGGTCAACAGCTGCCGTTGCATCTGCAGAAAGCTCGGAGAGATGCGCGGGTTGCTGGAGGTGGGGAAGCGGAAACTGCGGCATACTTCGCCCGACTGTCCTCGCTGGAACCACTGCCAGAAGTGATTCCTGCCAAAGGGGGTGGAAAGCAACACCAGCTGCCCTTCGGTATCCGCCAGCATGGGCATCAGCACCTGAGGAACAACCTCCTCGGTCAGGTAAGCGGCTTC contains these protein-coding regions:
- the purH gene encoding bifunctional purine biosynthesis protein PurH; the protein is MSQIRRALLSVSDKTGIVSFAQALSEMGVHIISTGGTARTLQEAGIPVTPVEQVTGFPEMMEGRVKTLHPAIHAGILADRRKPEHLQALQAAGIEPIDLVCVNLYPFESTVARADVTLDEAIENIDIGGPTMVRAAAKNHESVAIVVDPADYEAIIEEMRASGGTISLQTRRRLAAKAFAHTAFYDAQIAAYLRQQFTPETLFPQEFTVALRKAQELRYGENPHQQAAFYRIPGSTEPSIATARQLHGKELSYNNLLDCDAALELVKEFAGDRPACVIIKHTNPCGVAVADTLPEAVERARMADPVSAFGGIMALNRPVDAATAEKITAPNTFFECLIAPAFAEDALPILTEKKKWGANLRLLEVGELTPPEQGLILRGLTGGVLVQTRDVQLLQARTAPGQEQPGTYNLSDLKREALTVVTRRHPTDEELEQLLFAWKVVKHVKSNAIVLAKDWVVVGVGAGQMNRVQSVRLAAEAAGERAKGAVLASDAFFPFPDNIEAAAIAGVTAIIQPGGSVKDQEVIAAADRLGLAMVFTGMRHFRH
- a CDS encoding sugar ABC transporter permease — encoded protein: MLRYWAGRILRTREFGVVVVLILLVLFISSTEKGEAFLGPISLQNLSRQIALLGVFAIGEAVVIIAGGIDLSVGTLIGFSGVLCAYLLARAGWSLGASILAVLVFSAAIGMVHALLIHRFRLLPFIVTLGSLFIFLSVGQLMTNNVPIPVSPQDSPYSEAFQFLGNGKIWNVPVPVYILLGVLVLVSVLMHFTVIGRHIYALGNNEEATRLSGISVLRTQMIAYGLCSLLAGLAGILYASYQRQGIPGSGLSYELKAIAAAVVSGCSLSGGQGTVIGAVIGAALLNVILSGISFVIQQGASNWEGTVVGSILLITAVLNRLQQQWLARRR
- a CDS encoding sugar ABC transporter substrate-binding protein, whose product is MRTSRWAVWWIVVIALWLVGCAKKESTTTTTQAPSGEKKVRIVLITNGNSPFWDPMEVGMKKAAEELGCEAISRRPTTDSPALQRQIIEEYQAQKVDGIGISVIESDTIGPIIDDLMNSGIQVVTFDSDAANSRRIAYIGTNNFEAGKAAGEAAKKLLPEGGKVFGFVGNQNAPNARERIAGFKEAVKGTNIVLVDVFDDNKDPAKARANVENVLQAHKDVKMLLGLFSYDGPQIAAAVKEAGMLGKVKVLCFDAEPETINHLKRGEIDATVVQKPYEFGYRSVQLLYKIITLGDVDKALKEFEAESGYKVAPGNVIDTGVEIITPQNIEEYLKRLQELGIKSS
- a CDS encoding UPF0721 transmembrane protein; this translates as MEPLSLLTVFAASVVAGTLGALLGLGGGIILVPALVLLLHVPEKAAVATSLLGVIATSVTASTSHLRYRYTNIPLAMWLESATVLGALTGSMLFRLLNPRWLALLFALLQAYVAWTLSRRPAEPATRESFVDDANGASACYVDHATGKRVCYTPVRMATGWVFSLLAGILSALLGVGGGLIKVPVMNLLMNVPLKAAAATSSFMIGITGSVSAAIYLLHGYVDPTLAAPSVLGVMAGAHLGAVLSRRLRSRVLRNVLMVLLVVSAVRMAWRAF